In one Brevibacillus choshinensis genomic region, the following are encoded:
- the proC gene encoding pyrroline-5-carboxylate reductase: MNNHQASSIEGRIGFLGAGSIVEAMLSGILKKGLFSADRVYVTNRSNSERLDLLTETYGVNTTHEKMDVIKAADILILAMKPKDSAEALKELAGSVHPGQLVISVIAGVSTTLIGEWLGVNCPIIRTMPNTSSAVGLSATGLAANQFVTEDQLLLATRLFEAIGTVYTVAEEELDIVTGLSGSGPAYIYYLVEAMMGAGATAGLDREMARQLTLQTLLGAAHMLMDTREEPALLRKKVTSPGGTTQAGLEVLESYQFQEAVTSAILRATERSREMGAAYQ, from the coding sequence ATGAACAATCACCAAGCTAGTTCCATCGAAGGACGAATTGGCTTTCTCGGTGCAGGTTCCATCGTAGAGGCGATGCTGTCCGGCATTTTGAAAAAAGGACTTTTCTCCGCCGATCGGGTCTACGTAACCAACCGGAGCAATTCGGAGAGACTGGATCTGTTGACAGAAACATACGGGGTGAATACTACCCATGAAAAGATGGATGTGATCAAGGCAGCCGATATTCTGATCCTGGCGATGAAGCCAAAGGATTCGGCAGAAGCGCTCAAGGAACTGGCTGGTTCCGTCCATCCCGGTCAATTGGTGATTTCCGTAATCGCCGGAGTCTCCACCACCTTGATCGGAGAATGGCTGGGAGTGAACTGCCCGATCATCCGAACCATGCCGAATACGTCTTCCGCCGTCGGCTTGTCAGCAACGGGTCTCGCGGCCAATCAATTTGTTACGGAAGATCAGCTCTTGCTCGCCACTCGCTTGTTCGAAGCGATCGGGACCGTCTATACAGTCGCTGAAGAAGAGCTCGATATCGTCACGGGCCTTTCCGGGAGTGGACCTGCGTATATTTACTACCTCGTCGAAGCGATGATGGGCGCTGGGGCAACTGCTGGTCTGGACAGAGAAATGGCGCGTCAGCTGACGCTGCAAACTCTGCTTGGTGCCGCACACATGCTGATGGACACCCGCGAAGAACCTGCTCTACTACGTAAAAAGGTCACCAGCCCTGGTGGAACAACGCAAGCGGGGTTGGAAGTGCTAGAATCTTATCAATTCCAGGAGGCCGTTACTTCTGCGATCCTGCGCGCTACGGAACGCTCGCGGGAAATGGGCGCC